In Zalophus californianus isolate mZalCal1 chromosome 4, mZalCal1.pri.v2, whole genome shotgun sequence, the following proteins share a genomic window:
- the LOC113936171 gene encoding casein kinase I yields MASSSGSKAEFIVGGKYKLVRKIGSGSFGDIYLAINITSGEEVAVKLESQKARHPQLLSESKLSKILQGGVGIPHIRWYGQEKHYNVLVMDLLGPSLEDLLNFCSSRFTMKTVLMLADQMISRIEDVRTKNFIHRDIKPDNFLMGIGRHCNKSFLIDFGLAKKYRDNRTRQHIPYREDKNLTGTARYASINAHLGIEQSRRDDMEKAEQMIGAAFVSPQI; encoded by the coding sequence ATGGCGAGCAGCAGCGGCTCCAAGGCCGAATTCATCGTCGGAGGGAAATATAAACTGGTACGGAAGATCGGGTCTGGCTCCTTCGGGGACATTTATTTGGCGATCAACATTACCAGCGGCGAGGAAGTGGCAGTGAAGCTAGAATCTCAGAAGGCCAGGCATCCCCAGTTGCTGTCCGAGAGCAAACTCTCTAAGATTCTTCAAGGTGGGGTGGGCATCCCCCACATACGGTGGTATGGTCAGGAAAAACACTACAATGTGCTAGTCATGGACCTTCTTGGACCCAGCCTTGAAGACCTCCTCAATTTCTGTTCAAGCAGGTTCACAATGAAAACTGTACTTATGTTAGCTGACCAGATGATCAGTAGAATTGAGGATGTGCGTACAAAGAATTTTATACACAGAGACATTAAGCCAGATAACTTCCTAATGGGTATTGGGCGTCACTGTAATAAGTCATTCCTTATTGATTTTGGTTTGGCCAAAAAGTACAGAGACAACAGGACAAGGCAACACATACCatacagagaagataaaaatctCACTGGCACTGCTCGATACGCTAGCATCAATGCACATCTTGGGATTGAACAGAGTCGCCGAGATGACATGGAAAAAGCAGAGCAGATGATCGGAGCAGCATTTGTTTCTCCCCAAATCTAG